One Streptomyces hundungensis DNA segment encodes these proteins:
- a CDS encoding acyl-CoA mutase large subunit family protein yields MARESESGLPIEPVYGPDTLAGWDPAEKLGEPGAYPFTRGVYPSMYTGRPWTMRQYAGFGTAVESNARYKQLIANGTMGLSVAFDLPTQMGHDSDAAIASGEVGKVGVAIDSIDDMRILFGGIPLDKVSTSMTINAPAALLLLMYQLVGEEQGVAADQLTGTIQNDVLKEYIARGTYIFPPKPSLRLIADIFKYCKAEIPKWNTISISGYHMAEAGASPAQEIAFTLADGIEYVRTAVAAGMDVDDFAPRLSFFFVSRTTILEEVAKFRAARRIWAKVMREEFGAKNPKSLMLRFHTQTAGVQLTAQQPEVNLVRVAVQGLAAVLGGTQSLHTNSFDEAIALPTDKSARLALRTQQVLAYETDVTATVDPFAGSYVIERMTDEVEAAAVELMAKVEELGGAVNAIEHGFQKGEIERSAYRIAQETDSGERVVVGVNRFQVETEDPYEPLRVDPAIEAQQAARLATLRAERDQAAVDAALAELKKAAEGEDNVLYPMKDALRARATVGEVCNALREVWGTYVPTDAF; encoded by the coding sequence ATGGCGCGCGAGTCGGAATCCGGGTTGCCCATCGAGCCGGTCTACGGACCGGACACCCTCGCCGGATGGGATCCCGCCGAGAAGCTGGGCGAGCCCGGCGCGTACCCGTTCACCCGCGGGGTGTACCCGTCGATGTACACGGGCCGGCCCTGGACCATGCGGCAGTACGCCGGCTTCGGCACCGCCGTCGAGTCCAACGCCCGCTACAAGCAGCTCATCGCCAACGGCACCATGGGTCTGTCGGTCGCCTTCGACCTGCCGACCCAGATGGGCCACGACTCGGACGCGGCGATCGCCTCGGGTGAGGTCGGCAAGGTGGGCGTCGCCATCGACTCGATCGACGACATGCGCATCCTGTTCGGCGGCATCCCGCTCGACAAGGTGTCGACGTCGATGACCATCAACGCGCCCGCCGCGCTGCTGCTCCTGATGTACCAACTGGTGGGCGAGGAGCAGGGCGTCGCCGCCGACCAGCTCACCGGCACCATCCAGAACGACGTGCTCAAGGAGTACATCGCGCGCGGCACGTACATCTTCCCGCCGAAGCCCTCGCTGCGTCTGATCGCGGACATCTTCAAGTACTGCAAGGCCGAGATCCCCAAGTGGAACACCATCTCGATCTCCGGCTACCACATGGCCGAGGCCGGCGCCTCGCCCGCGCAGGAGATCGCGTTCACGCTGGCCGACGGCATCGAGTACGTACGCACCGCGGTCGCGGCCGGCATGGACGTCGACGACTTCGCCCCGCGGCTCTCGTTCTTCTTCGTCTCGCGCACCACGATCCTCGAAGAGGTCGCCAAGTTCCGTGCCGCGCGCCGCATTTGGGCCAAGGTGATGCGTGAGGAGTTCGGCGCGAAGAACCCCAAGTCGCTGATGCTGCGCTTCCACACGCAGACCGCGGGCGTGCAGCTCACCGCCCAGCAGCCCGAGGTCAACCTGGTACGCGTCGCCGTCCAGGGCCTGGCCGCGGTGCTCGGCGGCACCCAGTCGCTGCACACCAACTCCTTCGACGAGGCGATCGCCCTGCCGACGGACAAGAGCGCGCGGCTGGCCCTGCGCACCCAGCAGGTCCTCGCCTACGAGACCGACGTGACCGCCACCGTCGACCCCTTCGCCGGGTCGTACGTCATCGAGCGGATGACCGACGAGGTGGAGGCGGCGGCGGTCGAACTCATGGCGAAGGTCGAGGAGTTGGGCGGCGCGGTCAACGCGATCGAGCACGGCTTCCAGAAGGGCGAGATCGAGCGCTCCGCCTACCGCATCGCCCAGGAGACCGACTCCGGTGAGCGCGTCGTGGTCGGCGTCAACCGCTTCCAGGTCGAGACCGAGGACCCGTACGAGCCGCTGCGCGTCGACCCGGCGATCGAGGCCCAGCAGGCGGCCCGCCTCGCCACGCTGCGCGCCGAGCGCGACCAGGCGGCGGTGGACGCGGCGCTGGCGGAGCTGAAGAAGGCGGCGGAGGGGGAGGACAACGTCCTGTACCCGATGAAGGACGCCCTGCGGGCCCGTGCCACGGTCGGCGAGGTCTGCAACGCGCTGCGCGAGGTGTGGGGCACGTACGTGCCGACGGACGCGTTCTAG
- a CDS encoding L,D-transpeptidase family protein, whose translation MRRNHRTTLIATTLTSTAVIAAAAVGCGPQAAKGGAGAPSSPGSPSASASSPSSPSAPASPAASPTSSADDKPAGTPAAPRASATTAAKPAPKVLMSNGSKGSQVKELQARLAQIGWFDDTPTGTYGAATTAAVKGFQGKRGLPETGATDSATWDKLLGMTTAPTAQELAGRAVNKPVAKLDARCMTGRALCISKTSRTLSWVIDGKVQSTMDVRFGSQYTPTREGVFKVFEKSRNHVSTIYHTAMPYAMFFSGGQAVHYSSDFAARGYNGASHGCVNVRDKAKIAALFDQVHTGDKVVVYW comes from the coding sequence ATGCGCCGGAACCACCGCACCACTCTCATAGCCACAACCCTCACGTCGACCGCCGTCATCGCGGCGGCGGCCGTCGGATGCGGCCCGCAGGCGGCCAAGGGCGGCGCGGGCGCGCCCTCGTCCCCCGGTTCGCCCTCGGCGTCGGCGTCGTCGCCGAGCTCGCCCTCCGCGCCGGCGTCCCCCGCCGCCTCGCCGACCTCCTCCGCCGACGACAAGCCGGCCGGTACGCCCGCCGCTCCCAGGGCGTCGGCCACCACCGCCGCCAAGCCGGCCCCCAAGGTGCTGATGTCGAACGGCTCCAAGGGCTCCCAGGTCAAGGAGCTCCAGGCCAGGCTCGCCCAGATCGGCTGGTTCGACGACACTCCGACGGGCACGTACGGCGCCGCCACCACCGCGGCCGTCAAGGGTTTCCAGGGCAAGCGCGGTCTTCCCGAGACGGGGGCCACGGACAGCGCGACCTGGGACAAGCTGCTCGGCATGACCACGGCGCCGACGGCCCAGGAGCTGGCGGGCCGGGCGGTGAACAAGCCGGTCGCCAAACTCGACGCGCGCTGTATGACGGGCCGCGCGCTGTGCATCAGCAAGACCAGCCGCACCCTGTCGTGGGTGATCGACGGCAAGGTGCAGTCGACGATGGACGTGCGCTTCGGCTCGCAGTACACGCCGACCCGCGAGGGCGTCTTCAAGGTCTTCGAGAAGAGCCGCAACCACGTCTCGACGATCTACCACACGGCCATGCCGTACGCGATGTTCTTCAGCGGCGGCCAGGCGGTGCACTACTCGTCGGACTTCGCGGCGCGCGGCTACAACGGCGCCTCGCACGGCTGCGTCAACGTCCGGGACAAGGCCAAGATCGCGGCGCTCTTCGACCAGGTCCACACCGGCGACAAGGTCGTCGTGTACTGGTAG